From the Entelurus aequoreus isolate RoL-2023_Sb linkage group LG13, RoL_Eaeq_v1.1, whole genome shotgun sequence genome, the window ACCTCTCCAGATTATGGTGGCTGGTTTGCATATTTGTGGGATAAATATGCAAAGCAGCGCTCTCTTCCCCCGTCTCCCGGGACTTGAGGATATCGACGTCGCTTTGCAATAAGGGGGTTCCCTTCGCCCGAACTCTAAGCCTATTGAGCAGCTCAGAAAAGACACTATCTTTTTGCCTCACAACTGTTGTTAGCGCTACTTTTGTAAAATGACACCAGAGGTCCACACCCACCTGACTGGCGTACAGCGGCTTCCCTTTAACGGGCGGCAACTGATAAAAGTCACCGACAGCTACAACGCTAACGTTTCCAAATGGAGAAAAGTCCCCCGTATGCTTCATTTGCCTTAACCGGCCGTGCACATAGGCTAAAAGATGGTGATCTACCATACTGATTTCGTCAATGATGAGAATTTGTAGGTGACCAAATTGAGCCCTCAGGGAGTTTATCTTATCTTCCCCCAGAGGGATATAGGGTAAACTAACCTGTATGCCAATACTGAAGGTGTGGTGAATTGTGGCTGCATGTAAACTGTATGCAGCTATGCCTGTGGGGGCAGTTAAGAGCACGCAGGTTTCATCTGGTTTGTACAGACGCGACAATAGTCTCCCTGCCTCGTACTGGATAGCTCTAATCAAATGGCTTTTTCCAGTACCTGCCCCACCAGTGACGAACACATGGAAAGGTTCCGGGTTTTTTCCCCTCACCTTTTGTAAGCACCATTCCCTAATCGTATCCAAAACGCTCCTCTGCGTCTCATTGAGAGAATGGAGCAGAGCTAAACCCTCCCTTCTagacaaaatgttggtgtttctCTCAATCGTAGCTACTTGTTTACCACCAACAAACAAATCGGGGACATTTTCCTCAGATTGAACTAGCTGCTCGTCACTAATTTCCTCCTGCTGCTGCTTCTGCCTCTCCTCTAAACACTCCATGTGTTCGATTTCCTGTTCAGGACGAAGGTCCCCCCACGCATCCTCATCGACATTAGGACCTAACAGATCCGCAAGCTCCTGCGCACGCTCTAACCGAGGACAGTCCACTTCAAAGTTTGCCCTGTTGTCACCGACGACGTCTCGCACCGGCCGTGCGGTCCCGCCAGCCAACGTCACATTACCTTCGTCGTGGAACTGTTTGTAGAAGTCAAAGCCTTCCGGCTTGAGTTCACAATCAGTTCTATAAGGAAGGAACAACTGCAGCAAACTCTGAAAGTGGGCTTCCTCCTGTTTGTCTAATTTAAAGCGCATGTAGCGGACGACGGCAAACTGAGTTCGTGTTCTCCGCAAGATGAACCCTAAACCCCCTTGAAGTGCAATTTTGTTGGCAGAGTCTTCATTCTGGCTGAGAACACGATACTCCGAACAAAACGTGGCTATGCACATATCGGCAAATACGCCACCGTCGGGCCTGTTCTGGTACCTCTCGACAACACTCGTCATCCACATGTTTTCGGACCTGAGACCCTCTGAGGAAGCCCTTTCCAACAACACGCTGAGGGGTAAGCTCATCCGCACAATGTTATTCCCTGTTGGAATAAACACCACCTTCCTGGAACATTCTTTCAAATGCATGCTCATTAGCCTATACACTGCCTCCTGAGCGCAGACATCTCTGTTGTGTAAATATACACTGCCCAGTTTGTTTAAAGCCTCTTTAGCAGAGAGATTTCCTAGCTTATTGGCTTCTTTAAGGGCATTGCTCAACAACAGACCAATTTCATTCTCTGCTTTTGTGATGTACTTGATTATGTAGATGACGACTGCGTAGGCGTCAGTGACAAAGCTAATGTCCATGTTAGCGTTCCAACACTTCAATAGATTCTTATTGTACTGGTTAACCCAGGTGTCGTTTACCCCTCGCCTATAAACCACCTTATTCTTAGTCTCCAGCCGCCAATACGCGAGCTCAAAGACGTCCTGGTTGATGCCCACACTGGCAAACAACTCTTCTACGCTACCAAAGGGCTCCTCCCTCTCCATGGCGTCCATGACTTTCTCCATAATCATCTGCGCAACCTCCTTTCGCATCTTCTTGTCCTTATCTAAACAGGTGCACTTTGGCCGGTTTTCTGGAAGGCACTCACTCTCTGTCCCCGTTGCCTTTTTAGGACAAACACATTCTGGGATTTTGCAGATGAATGTGCGTGCAGAGATGGGTTTGGGAAAATTGAAACGGCATTTGGTGTTATTTTTACGACACGACTTTGAATGCCGTTTCGAATGCAGTTGAACCGATGACACAACTTCCGATAATGTGTCATCGGCAGAGGGTAGCTCACATGTCACATATTGATCGATAAATTGTGCGACTTCTAAGTCGGGGTTTTTATAAAACTGGGGAGCTCCCTCAATCCAAAACAGCGCATGAACATGGGGGGACCCACGCTGCTGGAACTCAATGCGATAAAAGAAATCCAAAATCTTGCCAACAGGGTTAGACGGGGACATGAGTACTTCCTTCAGAAAACAGTGCCACCTGTAGTCAAACATCCTCGCGGCTGTGGCCGGGTTGCGCCGCAACAGCTCGCACCTATCGGCCCACTCTAGCTGTTCTGCTGTCTGCTGTCTGCCTTCCTGTCTCAGGATGCTGGCAAGGAGATTCTGCCAGCGCAGATCAGCAGACGAAAAGGAGCAGAACCATGTTGGGATCCCCAATTGGCGGACACAAGCCATAAGGTCTTTCTGAACGGAAGACCAAAAAGCTGGCGTCCCGCGAATGGGCCGAAGGAAACGAAAACCGTCATCGAACTGTAGCAAGCGCTTCAGAGACTCGTCGTCTTTGAGCATGTCCGGCAAAATCCGCTGAGAATGCTGACCCCCCTTACCTTTACGCATGGCGACGGAAATGCTACTAATGACTTGGTCCAATTCGGACATATACTGACAAAAGAATATGTATTCAACGTTGCGCGCAAAACGGCCGTCTGCATGCATTACCCGGTTATTAAAATAGCGCAACAATGTTATACGATGCGCTCGGTCGGCGTGGAATGTATTTCTGCTGTTTGGAAACAGCGCAGGAAAACACATGGCCTCATTGAATTTGTCAGAAAGCATTCTAACCGGACTATTACCTTCCGCGGGGGCCAGACATACAACATCCTTAAAATAGTGATCTAATGCTTCCTGACCGATATCAACGGGCATAAGACAAGTGTCCTGAAACATGCAGTGCTGTTGTCTGTCATGTAACAGTTCATCTTGCACAATTTCTTCGGATTCGTCTTCTGGGCCACCTTTCTGCTCTACAGCCTCATCCTCACTGGACTGTGGGTCAACAAAAACCTGGTCACCCTGACCAGCCTGACCATCCTGTACAACAACCTGGTCACCCTGACCAGCCTCTACAACAACCTGGTCACCCTGACCAGCCTCTACAACAACCTGGTCACCCTGACCATCCTCTACAACAACCTGGTCACCCTGACCATCCTCTACAACCTCTTCCTCCCTACAAAAAGCATTTGACCATTCCTCGTTGAACTCAATGTCTTTATACAAGACATTGGTTCTCTTTAAGTACTCTATAGCACGCCTGACACGCCACGAGTCAACAAACTGATACTCGTAGTGTCCTTTGTAAGTCAACTTCCGCTTTAACTTCACTTGAAGCAGAGACCCCTCCATACTGGAGCGCGGCAACACATTGGTGGTTTGTACAATGTTGGCCGGAATACAAGTAACGGGCCCATGTACACCATTCTGACCACCCTTGGGCAACGCCACCGCCTTCATAAAAGGGATGCGTAAAGCAATCAGGTGCTGCTCTAAGCTATTCAGACATCCCAGTTCTGGAGGAATGGGGTGTACAGCTAAGGTGTTGTTCCAACATTCAGCTGGGATTTGACCTTTACTGATCTTACTATGACAACTAAAGCAAATCCACAACTGACCTCTGGACACAACAAGGGGACAGGGCTCAACACACCTATCATCACAACTATGCAGATAATGCTCACTAATGCAATTATTTGCAATGCCAGCCGTTGCTAAACATGCTGCATATACTTCCCTCTCACAGTGCAGCACCTGATATCTAAACAGCAGCCTAtgacaaacactacacacaaaatCCGGTCCGTCTCTAACCTTATCCAAAAAACTATCCATGACAAAACCAAAATCTACAGACCTCTCCAGCCTCTGCTTCCGACTCAGCTGTACACTAGCTTTCACTTGCTGTCTGTGTTCTAAATGTTCCCTATACTTCCCTACGCTGCGTGCTTTAACGCTGTCTCTGTGCTCTGGAATGTCTCTGTATTTACGTACACTGTGTGCTTTAACTCTGTTCCTGTGCTCTGGAATGTCTCTGTACTTACGTATACTGCGTGCTTTAACGCTTGCCCTGTGCTGTGGAATGTCCCTGTATTTCCCTACACTGAGTGCTTTAACCCTGTTTCTGTGTTGTAAATTATCTCTGTACTGTCCTACGCTGCGTGCTTGTACCCTGTGTCTGTGTTCCATAGTTTCCCTGTATTTTATTTCACTCGCCACTTTACTCCCCAATTTAACCCTTTCTCTGTGCTCAAAGCTATCTCTGTATTTGTCTACACTTCGTGATGTGCAGCTCTCCCTGTAGTTGAAGTCCTCACCATACATTTTCCTATAAAGCAGGGCACGTCTCTCTCGACGTTTAATAGTAACAGTATCCTGCAGTCTTTCCTTACACTTTGAGTACTTCGTGGCACTAGAATCCCTACTTATTGTACTGTCCTCTACAACCTCTATAACATCTTTACCTGAATCTAGACAATCTATCCCATCTACTGCCTGCCCCGCTCTATCTTTCACTGAAGACCTAGTGGTACAGCCGATATCCCAGCCTAATTCACAATATCCATGACAACTTTGCAGTCCAGGCTTGAAAACACAAAGAATGCAGTCAAAATGCTGGCCCCCGACATTCTCCAAATAAATGCAGTCCGCTGACAAACACTTACTGCTGCAACGATATTTTAGCCAACGGGCATCATGAAAAGTAAAAAAGGCAATGCCTAAATAATCTGCAGTGGCCTGGATTTCAACCTCTGTGGCCCAAGTCTTTACACACTTCATCCTGGACTGCTTGATGTACTCTAAAAGTGACATATCACTCCTCAAAAGACCCCGATACCTAGCCTCATTCTTTTCTAGCTGTCTACAGGCTGCCAGTCTAATCTTACGATGGTTCTTCTGTGAACCACTGACAGCGTGAGAAACAGCTCTGAAAAAGCAGTTCCCATCCGGAACAATTTTCTCCCTAAGGCAGGGAACACCTAAGTAGCCCACCTCTCTGTGCACCAGACCACCGACTTtcataaaatctatttttaataGACTACACAAAGCCCTACAAACATCATCACCGAGGGGACGGAAAAACTGTTTCTCACTCTCTGATGCAGCGATAAACACTACATCAGAGTTTAATGTAACGCTATCAAAACGCTTTGATTGTTTCGACTTGCGTTCACGAGACAAAATCGTACGCTTTTTGCCATCAGTGGCAACAAATTCTGCTGTTGAGCCACTGCTAACTTCACTTAAAAAAGTGAGAACAGATACGCCAGACAGTGCTGGGCTCGCTTTAACACCAGCCCCACTCTGACACACAGATGGGGCTGCAAAATCTTTGTCAAGGTCACTAAATCCAGGTGCCGGAGCAGTGCTCATCTCTATGAAGCCACTCTCCACAGGAACACCGGATTGTGCGTGGCTCACAGCTGGACCTGCATCACTGTCAAACAAGGAGGTGGTGGCACAAACATCACTTATGTCACTACGCTCAGGTGCTGCAGCAGTGCTCATCTCAAAGATGCAACTCTCTACAGAAGCTCCAGATAACGCTGGACTTGCACCTACACTAACCCTAACACCACACAGCTCAAAAGGCTTCAGCCCTGAACAGAGAGCGTCAGCCAAACAACAGATGTAGTGATGCAGGTCATCTAAACAGGAAAAGTGCAGTATTACACTTGTACCGTTGTGATCTAGCAGGCCACAGCTACTACGAGAGTGACTGTCGACCACAGCAAACTGTCCATCCTCACAGATGATGGCAGATGTATACGCTAGCAGTGTCAGCAGACACATGCTGTACTGCCTGAAAACTCCCTCTAATCCATGACGCAGACTCACAAAGGGACCACTTTCCTGCTCAACACCCACAGCACCTGATGCCGGGTGTTGACTAAAATGAAAACTAAACAACTGCTCGTCAATATCGACATTACTAGGTAGATCCGGCACGGACAAAAACTGCGACGGATGGTTAAAAATACCCAGGTTGCGCAAACTACTGTACAACTCATCGCCTAGATACAGGATGCGATCGAGATCCTGTGTCTCCCACGAAAACACACTTTTCACCACATGCTTAGCTATACTAGTTAAAGCAATGGCCATGCACTGCTTCCCTCCGTAACTAAACCTGCCATCCCCCTGGTGAAAAGATCCGCGCACAACCGTAGCTACGCTAATTCCCAGACGATCCCGCTCGACCATTGCCACGCGACCGCAGACGGACTGAGGTTTACTAACCCTACCACTATCACTAGGGAGAGGAAAAGAATCAACCTTATCTGCGAAGACCTGCAGCGGCACCTGGGCTTCCTCCTGGACAGCAGGCTCC encodes:
- the LOC133663392 gene encoding uncharacterized protein LOC133663392 isoform X1 — encoded protein: MVERDRLGISVATVVRGSFHQGDGRFSYGGKQCMAIALTSIAKHVVKSVFSWETQDLDRILYLGDELYSSLRNLGIFNHPSQFLSVPDLPSNVDIDEQLFSFHFSQHPASGAVGVEQESGPFVSLRHGLEGVFRQYSMCLLTLLAYTSAIICEDGQFAVVDSHSRSSCGLLDHNGTSVILHFSCLDDLHHYICCLADALCSGLKPFELCGVRVSVGASPALSGASVESCIFEMSTAAAPERSDISDVCATTSLFDSDAGPAVSHAQSGVPVESGFIEMSTAPAPGFSDLDKDFAAPSVCQSGAGVKASPALSGVSVLTFLSEVSSGSTAEFVATDGKKRTILSRERKSKQSKRFDSVTLNSDVVFIAASESEKQFFRPLGDDVCRALCSLLKIDFMKVGGLVHREVGYLGVPCLREKIVPDGNCFFRAVSHAVSGSQKNHRKIRLAACRQLEKNEARYRGLLRSDMSLLEYIKQSRMKCVKTWATEVEIQATADYLGIAFFTFHDARWLKYRCSSKCLSADCIYLENVGGQHFDCILCVFKPGLQSCHGYCELGWDIGCTTRSSVKDRAGQAVDGIDCLDSGKDVIEVVEDSTISRDSSATKYSKCKERLQDTVTIKRRERRALLYRKMYGEDFNYRESCTSRSVDKYRDSFEHRERVKLGSKVASEIKYRETMEHRHRVQARSVGQYRDNLQHRNRVKALSVGKYRDIPQHRASVKARSIRKYRDIPEHRNRVKAHSVRKYRDIPEHRDSVKARSVGKYREHLEHRQQVKASVQLSRKQRLERSVDFGFVMDSFLDKVRDGPDFVCSVCHRLLFRYQVLHCEREVYAACLATAGIANNCISEHYLHSCDDRCVEPCPLVVSRGQLWICFSCHSKISKGQIPAECWNNTLAVHPIPPELGCLNSLEQHLIALRIPFMKAVALPKGGQNGVHGPVTCIPANIVQTTNVLPRSSMEGSLLQVKLKRKLTYKGHYEYQFVDSWRVRRAIEYLKRTNVLYKDIEFNEEWSNAFCREEEVVEDGQGDQVVVEDGQGDQVVVEAGQGDQVVVEAGQGDQVVVQDGQAGQGDQVFVDPQSSEDEAVEQKGGPEDESEEIVQDELLHDRQQHCMFQDTCLMPVDIGQEALDHYFKDVVCLAPAEGNSPVRMLSDKFNEAMCFPALFPNSRNTFHADRAHRITLLRYFNNRVMHADGRFARNVEYIFFCQYMSELDQVISSISVAMRKGKGGQHSQRILPDMLKDDESLKRLLQFDDGFRFLRPIRGTPAFWSSVQKDLMACVRQLGIPTWFCSFSSADLRWQNLLASILRQEGRQQTAEQLEWADRCELLRRNPATAARMFDYRWHCFLKEVLMSPSNPVGKILDFFYRIEFQQRGSPHVHALFWIEGAPQFYKNPDLEVAQFIDQYVTCELPSADDTLSEVVSSVQLHSKRHSKSCRKNNTKCRFNFPKPISARTFICKIPECVCPKKATGTESECLPENRPKCTCLDKDKKMRKEVAQMIMEKVMDAMEREEPFGSVEELFASVGINQDVFELAYWRLETKNKVVYRRGVNDTWVNQYNKNLLKCWNANMDISFVTDAYAVVIYIIKYITKAENEIGLLLSNALKEANKLGNLSAKEALNKLGSVYLHNRDVCAQEAVYRLMSMHLKECSRKVVFIPTGNNIVRMSLPLSVLLERASSEGLRSENMWMTSVVERYQNRPDGGVFADMCIATFCSEYRVLSQNEDSANKIALQGGLGFILRRTRTQFAVVRYMRFKLDKQEEAHFQSLLQLFLPYRTDCELKPEGFDFYKQFHDEGNVTLAGGTARPVRDVVGDNRANFEVDCPRLERAQELADLLGPNVDEDAWGDLRPEQEIEHMECLEERQKQQQEEISDEQLVQSEENVPDLFVGGKQVATIERNTNILSRREGLALLHSLNETQRSVLDTIREWCLQKVRGKNPEPFHVFVTGGAGTGKSHLIRAIQYEAGRLLSRLYKPDETCVLLTAPTGIAAYSLHAATIHHTFSIGIQVSLPYIPLGEDKINSLRAQFGHLQILIIDEISMVDHHLLAYVHGRLRQMKHTGDFSPFGNVSVVAVGDFYQLPPVKGKPLYASQVGVDLWCHFTKVALTTVVRQKDSVFSELLNRLRVRAKGTPLLQSDVDILKSRETGEESAALHIYPTNMQTSHHNLERLFAICPDYVTIEAQDFINSRKTGQLERVADHHAKTSYTCLVKSLCLAPNARVMLCKNIAVADGLVNGACGTVTYIHFGADKDFPLTVYVKFDDPKIGSQRRKERSHAAVECPHSTAIDPVEDSATKRGGLRRQFPLKLAWACTVHKVQGLTVDEAVVCLHKVFAAGQAYVALSRVRDISGLVITDFKEKAIYCKDAVKEALDSMPPFLLEQPQPSLETRSFSAYLLNVQSLPCHAAHLMSCTQHLQPTCIAVTETWLTAQSSTDCVQIQGYTFHSRPRALCYSSNDVKLAEIRDLQHGGVGLYVVDNSDCEILQVPDLNLECLVCLSTKENILMAVIYRPPSYPNLLFKSNLVKLLDWVTPLSNTIVIMGDFNEDILKHSSISKLMGQNGFSQHVTQATTENGTLIDHVYVKTTQYAVDCAVLSTYFSDHEAILCAFRGLHEGDAFNLELLFAEQFADEEGP